One part of the Ziziphus jujuba cultivar Dongzao chromosome 2, ASM3175591v1 genome encodes these proteins:
- the LOC125422295 gene encoding uncharacterized protein LOC125422295 isoform X1, with protein MALVTHQMQGSYVTLPSKPSWSKGMKLKHYVKTLYMVGRTDRSFLLKRNSHLSVGTSCMCGLKPRTLRILAFKGSAQGESGGRACGPKVSKKLVKLKENEDTVTESPKTNEVPIAYASEANESIASSPAIHGLFKKWLAILRTQSSSQMVDGILGEEPPPREISEMEHVTQDKGRSEILKAVWRHCLSLDATIKIPLMIFIPGYLAVNMMYGAEVSKELTPLWVLGPLIVALYVKLFQWLFALYVFSFKQTVKVIKNLPTYYMVAYSYISKGKLKKDLHSFWQPVENIKNLNYKELSKRKLKELEGWIVERYLDFVESIWPYYCRTIRFLKRANLI; from the exons ATGGCATTGGTGACCCATCAAATGCAG GGTTCTTATGTAACACTACCTTCGAAGCCCTCATGGAGCAAAGGAATGAAATTGAAACACTATGTAAAAACTCTCTACATGGTTGGGAGAACAGATAGGTCTTTCTTGCTAAAGCGCAATAGTCATTTAAG TGTAGGGACTTCTTGCATGTGTGGACTAAAACCTAGAACTTTAAGGATTTTAGCCTTCAAAGGAAGTGCTCAAGGTGAATCTGGTGGCAGAGCATGTGGACCAAAGGTTTCCAAGAAGTTGGTCAAATTAAAGGAGAACGAGGATACTGTAACAGAATCTCCAAAGACAAATGAGGTTCCAATTGCTTATGCTTCTGAAGCAAACGAGAGTATTGCATCTTCCCCAGCTATTCATGGACTATTCAAGAAATGGTTAGCAATTCTGCGAACACAATCCTCAAGTCAAATGGTGGACGGAATTTTAGGAGAAGAGCCACCTCCAAGGGAGATATCTGAAATGGAACATGTGACACAAGACAAAGGAAGAAGTGAAATTCTGAAAGCTGTTTGGCGCCACTGTCTCAGTCTGGATGCAACAATAAAGATACCCTTGATGATATT CATCCCTGGGTACCTGGCAGTTAACATGATGTATGGAGCTGAAGTTTCGAAGGAGTTGACTCCTTTATGGGTTTTGGGGCCTTTGATTGTAGCTCTCTACGTCAAGTTGTTTCAATGGTTGTTTGCACTCTACGTCTTCAGCTTCAAACAGACGGTTAAAGTAATTAAGAACCTACCCACTTACTACATGGTGGCATACAGCTACATTTCAAAAGGGAAACTCAAAAAGGATTTACATAGCTTCTGGCAACCTGTAGAAAACATAAAGAACCTAAACTACAAAGAACTGTCCAAAAGAAAGCTGAAAGAATTGGAAGGGTGGATAGTGGAGAGGTACCTTGATTTTGTGGAGTCAATATGGCCGTATTATTGCAGAACGATCAGGTTCTTAAAAAGGGCTAATCTCATTTAG
- the LOC125422295 gene encoding uncharacterized protein LOC125422295 isoform X2 codes for MDKGSYVTLPSKPSWSKGMKLKHYVKTLYMVGRTDRSFLLKRNSHLSVGTSCMCGLKPRTLRILAFKGSAQGESGGRACGPKVSKKLVKLKENEDTVTESPKTNEVPIAYASEANESIASSPAIHGLFKKWLAILRTQSSSQMVDGILGEEPPPREISEMEHVTQDKGRSEILKAVWRHCLSLDATIKIPLMIFIPGYLAVNMMYGAEVSKELTPLWVLGPLIVALYVKLFQWLFALYVFSFKQTVKVIKNLPTYYMVAYSYISKGKLKKDLHSFWQPVENIKNLNYKELSKRKLKELEGWIVERYLDFVESIWPYYCRTIRFLKRANLI; via the exons ATGGATAAG GGTTCTTATGTAACACTACCTTCGAAGCCCTCATGGAGCAAAGGAATGAAATTGAAACACTATGTAAAAACTCTCTACATGGTTGGGAGAACAGATAGGTCTTTCTTGCTAAAGCGCAATAGTCATTTAAG TGTAGGGACTTCTTGCATGTGTGGACTAAAACCTAGAACTTTAAGGATTTTAGCCTTCAAAGGAAGTGCTCAAGGTGAATCTGGTGGCAGAGCATGTGGACCAAAGGTTTCCAAGAAGTTGGTCAAATTAAAGGAGAACGAGGATACTGTAACAGAATCTCCAAAGACAAATGAGGTTCCAATTGCTTATGCTTCTGAAGCAAACGAGAGTATTGCATCTTCCCCAGCTATTCATGGACTATTCAAGAAATGGTTAGCAATTCTGCGAACACAATCCTCAAGTCAAATGGTGGACGGAATTTTAGGAGAAGAGCCACCTCCAAGGGAGATATCTGAAATGGAACATGTGACACAAGACAAAGGAAGAAGTGAAATTCTGAAAGCTGTTTGGCGCCACTGTCTCAGTCTGGATGCAACAATAAAGATACCCTTGATGATATT CATCCCTGGGTACCTGGCAGTTAACATGATGTATGGAGCTGAAGTTTCGAAGGAGTTGACTCCTTTATGGGTTTTGGGGCCTTTGATTGTAGCTCTCTACGTCAAGTTGTTTCAATGGTTGTTTGCACTCTACGTCTTCAGCTTCAAACAGACGGTTAAAGTAATTAAGAACCTACCCACTTACTACATGGTGGCATACAGCTACATTTCAAAAGGGAAACTCAAAAAGGATTTACATAGCTTCTGGCAACCTGTAGAAAACATAAAGAACCTAAACTACAAAGAACTGTCCAAAAGAAAGCTGAAAGAATTGGAAGGGTGGATAGTGGAGAGGTACCTTGATTTTGTGGAGTCAATATGGCCGTATTATTGCAGAACGATCAGGTTCTTAAAAAGGGCTAATCTCATTTAG
- the LOC125420396 gene encoding uncharacterized protein LOC125420396: protein MAAKVGSSFSCFVASLSSPFHTRRRGSSQLSFSRGLYGKQQHEAHVLRYSRGKSCKCIHGIVNSRGRFRKRQSVFFAVSEDRSQYSEIEEDTSDQESDYSDNEDLFITSSSYIPFDGTDGKPGFISFYNRPYKAENDAPVSGPQRNSNNLLWIVGPAVLVASFVFPSLYLRRILSTIFEDSLLTDFLILFFTEALFYCGAAVFVLLIDHLRRPTLQETTANNNKILASQLGQRVSSVATLVLSLIIPMVTMGLVWPWTGPAASATLAPYLVGIIVQFAFEQYARYKKSPSWPVIPIIFQVYRLHQLNRAAQLVTALSYTVRGAEMTSHNMAINSSLGTLLNVLQCLGVICIWSLSSFLMRFFPSTAITAE from the exons ATGGCAGCTAAAGTTGGTTCTTCGTTTTCTTGTTTTGTCgcttctctttcttctccttttcatacaagaagaagaggaagctcTCAG TTGAGCTTTTCACGAGGTTTGTATGGAAAACAGCAACATGAAGCTCACGTGTTAAGATATTCTAGAG GCAAGTCATGCAAGTGCATACATGGGATCGTGAATTCAAGAGGAAGGTTCAGAAAACGGCAGAGTGTTTTCTTTGCAGTTTCTGAAGATCGATCACAGTACAGTGAGATAGAAGAAGATACTTCAGATCAAGAAAGTGACTATTCTGACAATgaagatttatttattactagCAGTTCATATATCCCTTTTGATGGTACTGATGGAAAGCCAGGTTTCATCTCCTTTTATAACCGTCCTTATAAAGCAGAGAATGATGCCCCTGTGTCTGGTCCTCAGAGGAATAGTAACAACCTTCTATGGATTGTTGGTCCAGCTGTTCTGGTGGCATCTTTTGTTTTCCCTTCATTGTACTTGCGCAGAATTCTCTCGACTATATTTGAGGACTCTCTGTTGACAG ATTTCCTTATATTGTTTTTCACGGAAGCTCTTTTCTACTGCGGCGCTGCGGTGTTTGTTCTTCTTATTGACCATTTAAGGAGGCCTACTTTACAAGAAACCACtgcaaacaataataaaatcctGGCTTCTCAATTAGGACAGCGAGTCTCATCTGTTGCTACCCTGGTACTTAGTCTTATAATTCCTATGGTGACAATGGGACTGGTCTGGCCATGGACTGGTCCTGCTGCTTCTGCTACACTTGCTCCCTACCTGGTTGGTATCATTGTCCAGTTTGCATTTGAGCAGTATGCAAGATACAAGAAATCGCCTTCATGGCCTGTTATCCCAATAATCTTTCAG GTCTATAGATTGCACCAGCTGAATAGAGCAGCACAACTTGTGACGGCATTGTCATATACGGTTAGAGGAGCTGAGATGACATCTCATAACATGGCAATAAATAGTTCCTTGGGTACACTTTTAAATGTTCTTCAGTGTCTTGGGGTTATCTGCATTTGGTCTCTCTCAAGCTTCCTTATGAGATTTTTTCCTTCTACTGCCATTACTGCTGAGTAA